From a single Petrotoga sp. 9PW.55.5.1 genomic region:
- the rplJ gene encoding 50S ribosomal protein L10 has protein sequence MLTKERKKSLIDKFIDALETSPIIMLIDFTGMSVAESNDFRMVLFKEFGEDVVFSVYRTSLLKTAVKMSEKNLEDFENFFEGSTGVIYAKSSDPIEVLKAVKKFSDAHNNKPFIKGGVLEGRIFDAEKAVEYSKLPSKQELYATIVRSLNNPIYGLVNALSDNLRKLVYVFNAIKEIKEN, from the coding sequence TTGTTAACCAAAGAACGTAAAAAATCTCTTATCGATAAGTTCATCGATGCCCTTGAAACATCACCTATTATTATGCTAATAGATTTTACAGGTATGTCTGTAGCTGAAAGTAATGATTTTAGAATGGTGTTGTTTAAAGAGTTTGGAGAAGATGTTGTATTTTCAGTTTACAGAACCTCTCTCCTAAAAACTGCTGTTAAAATGTCTGAAAAAAACTTGGAAGATTTTGAGAATTTTTTTGAAGGTAGTACGGGAGTTATATACGCAAAAAGTTCTGACCCCATAGAAGTTTTAAAAGCAGTAAAGAAATTTTCTGATGCGCACAACAATAAACCTTTTATCAAAGGTGGGGTTTTAGAAGGACGGATCTTTGATGCTGAAAAAGCCGTAGAATATTCAAAACTTCCTTCAAAACAGGAACTTTATGCAACAATTGTCAGGTCCCTTAACAATCCTATTTATGGATTAGTAAATGCATTATCAGATAACTTGAGAAAATTAGTTTATGTATTTAACGCAATTAAAGAAATAAAAGAAAATTAA
- the radA gene encoding DNA repair protein RadA: MKKSEKYYVCNNCGYESDKWFAKCPMCNELESAVEYTADLNLKGEHIETPNIIFLDQKVDPPKKIPTNFKEVDQVLNGGLVKGAVYLLSGEPGIGKSTLLSQMAKFIEDTNGSIIYVSGEESTEQVIQRFYRLGINNKNIGLVFESNVESIIKSFEKNHVKPFVVFIDSIQTLKSENVDSSPGSIIQVRESARKMVEFAKTRNVTIILVGHVTKEGSIAGPKILEHMVDCVLQMDIEGSSGLRLLKVTKNRFGPTDEVVLFEISQKGLKPIENITSFLLSDYSNEPGNTLSIVKVGQKLLPIEIQALVSNPVYGSPRRVTSGIPLDRLLMIIAVLSKKLKLPLESKDIFVNTAGGLRITDSSMDVAIALSLISSYLDLPLSFFLIAFGEIGLDGRIRGISLLEKRIELAKKIGAENIISPKKFSDKKIKINVVENIKDLIKLFKKGEN; the protein is encoded by the coding sequence TTGAAAAAGTCTGAAAAATACTATGTTTGCAACAATTGTGGTTATGAATCAGATAAATGGTTTGCTAAATGTCCCATGTGTAATGAATTGGAATCCGCGGTAGAGTATACCGCGGATCTTAATTTAAAAGGGGAACATATAGAAACACCGAATATTATTTTTCTTGATCAAAAAGTTGATCCGCCTAAAAAGATACCTACAAATTTCAAAGAAGTTGATCAGGTTCTTAATGGTGGGTTGGTAAAAGGAGCTGTATATTTATTAAGTGGGGAACCAGGTATTGGAAAAAGTACGCTTTTGTCACAAATGGCGAAATTTATTGAAGATACAAATGGTTCTATAATATACGTTTCTGGAGAAGAATCAACTGAACAAGTAATTCAAAGGTTTTATAGGTTAGGAATTAATAATAAAAATATTGGTTTAGTATTTGAAAGTAATGTTGAATCTATTATTAAATCGTTTGAGAAAAATCATGTAAAACCTTTTGTTGTATTTATTGATTCCATTCAGACTTTAAAAAGTGAAAATGTAGATTCTTCCCCAGGAAGTATAATTCAAGTAAGAGAAAGTGCACGAAAAATGGTTGAATTTGCGAAAACAAGAAATGTAACGATAATATTGGTTGGTCATGTAACAAAAGAAGGTTCTATTGCTGGGCCAAAAATTTTAGAGCACATGGTTGACTGTGTTTTACAAATGGATATAGAAGGAAGTTCTGGTTTAAGGTTGCTTAAAGTAACGAAAAATCGTTTTGGACCTACAGATGAAGTAGTTTTATTTGAAATTTCACAAAAAGGTTTAAAACCAATAGAGAATATTACCAGTTTCTTACTTTCTGATTATTCAAATGAACCAGGGAATACACTTTCAATAGTTAAGGTAGGTCAAAAACTATTACCAATTGAAATTCAAGCTTTAGTTAGTAATCCAGTATACGGTTCTCCAAGAAGAGTTACTTCTGGGATACCATTAGATAGACTTTTAATGATTATTGCGGTTCTTTCTAAAAAATTAAAGTTGCCTTTAGAAAGCAAAGATATCTTTGTTAATACTGCCGGTGGTTTAAGGATAACAGACAGTTCTATGGACGTTGCAATTGCTTTATCGTTAATTTCTTCTTATTTAGATTTGCCCCTTTCATTTTTTCTAATTGCTTTCGGAGAAATTGGTTTAGATGGAAGAATCAGAGGAATATCCCTTTTGGAAAAAAGAATCGAACTTGCGAAAAAAATAGGTGCAGAGAATATTATTTCTCCAAAAAAATTTTCTGACAAGAAAATTAAAATAAATGTTGTAGAAAACATAAAAGATTTGATAAAATTATTTAAAAAAGGGGAAAATTAA
- the disA gene encoding DNA integrity scanning diadenylate cyclase DisA, with the protein MDEKLGKIFKLMAPGKPIRKGIDRIMEANLGSLLFFCSRPEEYLKDGLIQPGFKLESDFLPEKIYELSKMDGAIVLNESGTKILAANAQLNPDKNISSSETGMRHKTAEKVSIQTGDLTVAVSKRRNIVSVYYNKMKYELLPENVLFARLNHEITIAQRYRQSFMNLLDNLNIEEMKEEVTLLDIVEIISKGQLTLKITQKAEKYLLELGEIAGSAKLEYEEILRTIPRLLGAVIMDYASKDLECQKPDEAIDIFENLDVDDLVDPFKIAKTLGYENVSSEDDLEETFLTSRGYRILYSTKLPASAVRNVVESFKNLSELMKATFEELTNVSGIGKRRAEIIIGALNKKKKEKEEISLDLSNNIESNNIQEEVN; encoded by the coding sequence ATGGACGAAAAATTGGGAAAGATTTTTAAACTGATGGCTCCGGGAAAACCAATAAGGAAAGGGATAGATAGGATAATGGAGGCAAATTTAGGGTCTTTGTTATTCTTTTGTTCTCGTCCGGAAGAGTATCTTAAAGATGGACTTATACAACCCGGATTCAAACTTGAATCTGATTTTTTGCCTGAGAAAATATATGAATTATCAAAAATGGATGGTGCAATTGTTCTAAACGAGAGTGGAACAAAAATTTTAGCCGCGAATGCTCAATTAAACCCTGATAAAAACATCTCAAGTTCCGAAACTGGGATGAGACATAAAACTGCGGAAAAGGTTTCTATACAAACAGGAGATTTAACAGTTGCAGTTTCTAAGAGGCGTAATATTGTTTCAGTTTATTATAATAAAATGAAATATGAATTATTACCTGAGAATGTTCTATTTGCTAGGCTTAATCATGAGATTACTATTGCTCAAAGATATCGTCAAAGCTTTATGAATCTTTTGGATAATCTTAATATAGAAGAAATGAAAGAGGAGGTTACCCTATTAGATATTGTAGAGATTATTTCTAAGGGGCAACTAACTTTAAAAATTACACAAAAAGCTGAGAAATATCTTTTAGAATTAGGTGAAATAGCTGGAAGCGCTAAGCTTGAATATGAAGAAATTCTACGCACCATTCCTCGCCTTTTAGGGGCAGTGATTATGGATTATGCCTCAAAGGATCTTGAATGCCAAAAACCTGACGAAGCAATTGATATATTTGAAAATTTAGATGTTGATGATTTGGTTGATCCTTTTAAAATAGCAAAAACATTGGGTTATGAAAATGTATCTTCTGAAGATGATTTAGAAGAAACATTCTTAACTTCGCGTGGTTACAGAATACTTTATTCAACTAAATTACCTGCAAGTGCAGTTAGGAATGTTGTAGAAAGCTTTAAGAATCTATCGGAGTTGATGAAAGCAACTTTTGAGGAATTAACAAACGTTTCGGGAATCGGAAAGCGCCGAGCGGAAATTATTATAGGTGCATTAAATAAGAAAAAGAAAGAAAAAGAAGAAATTTCATTAGATTTATCAAACAACATTGAAAGCAACAATATCCAAGAAGAGGTGAACTGA
- a CDS encoding ATP-dependent Clp protease ATP-binding subunit: MFDNFTERAAKVFIEAQNEAKQMGHPYVGTEHILLGLLKVGGKQLEVIFEEFHLYYNSIKMEITNVVGTNSTQGIIGSPQPTPRAKRILELAYDEAELMGFGKIDAEHLLLGICREAEGIASHILKRSGINLTLMRRELTDMMIKGKSSSRGEIAKTEEQEERKRQKQNALKQLEDYGTDLTTLAENNKLDPIIGREIEINRVMEILARRKKNNPVLIGEAGVGKSAVVEGLAQRIAQGKVPEILKNKTIFSLDITSIVAGTKYRGEFEKRMKKLMQILQKTEDIILFIDELHMIVEAGAAEGSSMDAANVLKPALANGEITVIGSTTSSEYRKFIEKDPALERRFQKIYVTEPTIEEAINILSGIKFKYEEHHKVLYKNEAINAAVHLSARYITDRHLPDKAIDVIDEAGAKVRLQALTLPDKLKLESQKLEDFELKNKKNDYEKSSEEIEKQIQKMKEKYDKSYSEWRNKAENQIIEINEENIAEIISNWTGVPLKQLRAEEMEKLLNLEAVLHERVVGQDEAIKSISKAIRRARSGLKDPRRPTGVFMFLGPTGVGKTELAKTLASYLFGDETHLVRIDMSEYMEKFSVSRLVGAPPGYVGYDEGGQLTEVVRRRPYSVILLDEIEKAHTDVYNILLQIMDEGRLTDSQGRTVDFRNTIIIMTSNLGSEQINKTKRSLGFVEEDTLENEYKEIKNEVMSAVKKNFKPEFINRLDDVIVFHPLTKHQLKNIINIQLSDLKSRLEEKNLKLSVKESAIDFLLDKGYDPIFGARPLKRAIQRYVEDPLSEEILKGKFEEGSRILVTYRKTDEKLVFRKGPKAKKKIEKKVVNS; the protein is encoded by the coding sequence ATGTTTGATAATTTTACAGAAAGAGCAGCAAAAGTATTTATAGAAGCTCAGAATGAGGCAAAACAGATGGGTCATCCTTATGTGGGTACAGAGCACATCCTGTTAGGCCTTCTGAAAGTTGGTGGAAAGCAATTAGAAGTAATATTTGAAGAATTCCATCTTTACTATAATTCCATAAAAATGGAAATTACGAATGTTGTAGGAACAAATTCTACTCAAGGAATAATTGGATCACCTCAACCAACTCCGAGAGCTAAACGTATATTAGAATTAGCATATGATGAAGCTGAATTGATGGGGTTTGGAAAGATTGATGCAGAGCATTTACTTCTGGGGATATGTAGAGAAGCAGAAGGTATAGCTTCCCATATATTAAAGAGATCTGGAATAAATTTAACCTTGATGAGAAGAGAACTAACAGATATGATGATTAAAGGAAAGTCTTCGAGCAGAGGTGAAATTGCCAAAACGGAAGAGCAAGAAGAGAGAAAAAGACAAAAACAGAATGCGCTTAAGCAGCTAGAAGACTATGGAACTGATTTAACAACTCTAGCTGAAAATAATAAGTTAGATCCTATAATAGGCAGAGAAATAGAGATTAACAGAGTTATGGAAATATTAGCGAGAAGAAAGAAAAATAACCCCGTTCTTATAGGAGAGGCCGGAGTTGGGAAAAGTGCCGTAGTTGAAGGTTTAGCTCAACGAATAGCTCAAGGGAAAGTTCCAGAAATTCTTAAAAACAAAACAATCTTTTCTCTCGATATAACTTCAATAGTGGCAGGCACAAAATATCGTGGAGAATTCGAAAAAAGAATGAAAAAACTAATGCAAATACTACAAAAGACCGAAGACATAATACTATTCATAGACGAATTACATATGATTGTCGAAGCTGGCGCAGCCGAAGGGTCTTCAATGGATGCTGCGAATGTATTAAAGCCAGCATTAGCAAATGGAGAAATAACTGTGATCGGTTCTACAACGTCTAGTGAATATAGGAAATTTATAGAAAAAGATCCCGCCCTTGAAAGAAGATTCCAGAAAATATACGTAACTGAGCCAACAATTGAAGAAGCAATTAATATCTTATCAGGTATTAAATTCAAATATGAAGAACATCATAAGGTATTATACAAAAATGAGGCCATCAACGCTGCAGTACACCTTTCCGCTAGATATATCACAGACAGACATTTACCAGATAAGGCTATAGATGTAATAGATGAAGCAGGAGCGAAAGTTAGGTTGCAAGCTTTAACATTACCGGACAAATTGAAATTAGAATCTCAAAAATTAGAAGATTTTGAGTTAAAAAACAAGAAGAATGATTATGAAAAAAGTTCCGAGGAAATTGAAAAACAAATACAAAAAATGAAAGAAAAATATGATAAATCTTATTCAGAGTGGAGAAATAAGGCTGAAAATCAAATAATTGAAATAAATGAAGAAAATATAGCTGAAATTATATCAAACTGGACAGGAGTACCACTTAAACAGCTTAGAGCTGAAGAAATGGAGAAATTATTAAATTTAGAAGCTGTTTTGCACGAGAGAGTTGTTGGACAGGATGAAGCGATCAAATCTATATCTAAAGCTATAAGACGTGCAAGGAGTGGTTTAAAAGACCCAAGAAGGCCGACAGGCGTTTTTATGTTCTTAGGTCCAACTGGTGTAGGAAAAACAGAGTTAGCTAAAACATTAGCATCTTATCTATTTGGCGATGAAACTCATCTAGTAAGAATAGATATGAGTGAATATATGGAAAAATTCAGTGTATCAAGATTGGTAGGGGCTCCCCCAGGATACGTTGGATATGATGAAGGTGGCCAACTAACCGAAGTGGTAAGAAGAAGACCCTACTCTGTAATACTATTAGACGAGATTGAAAAGGCTCATACCGACGTTTACAATATACTCTTACAGATAATGGATGAAGGACGGCTAACTGATTCACAAGGAAGGACAGTTGATTTTAGAAATACAATAATTATTATGACTTCGAATTTAGGTTCTGAGCAAATCAACAAAACTAAAAGAAGCCTAGGGTTTGTAGAAGAAGATACACTGGAAAATGAATACAAAGAAATAAAAAATGAAGTAATGTCGGCAGTAAAAAAGAATTTTAAACCTGAATTTATAAATAGATTAGATGATGTTATAGTTTTCCATCCGTTGACAAAGCACCAACTAAAAAATATTATCAACATTCAATTGAGTGATTTGAAGAGTAGGTTAGAGGAGAAGAATTTAAAACTATCTGTTAAAGAAAGCGCGATTGATTTCTTATTAGATAAAGGTTACGATCCGATTTTTGGTGCAAGGCCTTTAAAGAGAGCTATTCAAAGATATGTGGAAGACCCCCTTTCTGAAGAGATTCTCAAAGGTAAATTTGAAGAAGGTAGTCGCATCTTAGTAACTTACCGAAAAACAGATGAAAAACTTGTATTTAGAAAAGGGCCAAAAGCTAAGAAAAAAATAGAAAAGAAAGTGGTCAACAGTTGA
- a CDS encoding transcription termination/antitermination NusG family protein has protein sequence MRKEWYILQVYSGMENKVKETLEERAKNVGENKYFGKIIIPEVEELNYSNKRVQKIYVSKEAKVYVRKGKDVKKGDLLAKEPEIFVKNAGKVIESKNFRRIIVETEGKKFSKTFLIPESSGLLSGLRTGKKVHTDTPFTKNFEYKSDVDGEIVSVEKVKRILIKNNNNENDIYVVPRETFINETFKLGNDISAGEKLSESKEYKSKFSGRVDIRETPFHKEIKIIKTKRKNLFPGYIFVEMMYIKETEKLIKNAPYVSTVLNIGGKPVKLSKNEVRAILRLIGEESYEKRQIKEVRTDFEIGEHVKIINGPFEYFTGKIKHLDLEKQEVQVVVTMFGRETTVTLSLGEIEKIID, from the coding sequence ATGCGCAAAGAATGGTATATACTTCAGGTTTATTCGGGAATGGAAAATAAAGTCAAGGAAACCCTTGAAGAAAGGGCCAAAAATGTTGGTGAGAATAAGTATTTTGGAAAGATAATTATACCCGAAGTTGAAGAATTGAATTATAGTAATAAAAGAGTTCAAAAGATTTATGTTAGCAAAGAAGCAAAAGTATATGTTAGAAAAGGAAAAGATGTCAAAAAAGGAGATTTACTAGCAAAAGAGCCGGAAATTTTTGTCAAAAACGCTGGTAAAGTAATTGAATCGAAAAATTTTAGAAGAATTATAGTAGAAACTGAAGGGAAAAAATTTTCTAAAACTTTTTTAATCCCTGAAAGTTCTGGATTGTTATCAGGCTTAAGAACCGGAAAAAAAGTACATACCGATACTCCTTTTACTAAAAACTTTGAGTATAAAAGTGATGTAGACGGGGAAATAGTTTCTGTAGAGAAAGTAAAAAGAATTTTAATAAAAAACAATAATAATGAAAATGACATTTATGTTGTTCCAAGGGAAACTTTTATAAATGAAACTTTCAAATTAGGAAATGATATTAGTGCTGGTGAAAAACTTAGCGAATCAAAAGAATATAAATCCAAATTTTCTGGAAGAGTAGATATTCGAGAAACTCCTTTTCATAAAGAGATAAAAATAATAAAAACTAAAAGGAAAAATTTATTTCCTGGTTATATATTTGTTGAAATGATGTATATTAAAGAAACAGAGAAATTAATAAAAAATGCCCCCTACGTATCTACCGTATTGAATATAGGTGGTAAGCCTGTAAAACTAAGCAAAAATGAAGTTAGAGCAATCTTAAGACTAATAGGGGAAGAAAGTTACGAAAAACGTCAAATAAAAGAAGTCAGAACTGATTTTGAAATTGGAGAACATGTAAAGATAATTAATGGACCTTTTGAATACTTCACTGGTAAAATAAAACATTTGGATTTAGAAAAGCAAGAAGTTCAAGTTGTAGTAACTATGTTTGGTAGAGAAACTACGGTCACGTTATCTTTGGGCGAAATAGAAAAAATAATTGATTGA
- a CDS encoding ABC transporter ATP-binding protein, which produces MKGELENNKNMKTYEKVTEAISIEGLTKKFGKTVAVDNVDLKINTGEIFGLIGPNGAGKSTIMKTISTLLSPTSGKVEVFGVELSRNKQHVRNMISLVSDYSVLENDLTPVENLKLFAIAAKVENAETKIKTFIKDFGLDKYKNKLTKNLSSGNKQKLNIARALLKSPKILLLDEPTNAIDVESSRFIRRYILNENITNGTTIVITSHYLWEVEQLANSVGLIVDGKLVIKDNIENVYKRFDSIINIYELTFNEEQHDKVMNSLKTNKDVIAIKPVSKEKVIIDSKNSTFTLNGIDVSVRKLRPTLEDIYSYILTQPEK; this is translated from the coding sequence ATGAAAGGAGAATTAGAAAACAACAAAAATATGAAAACATATGAAAAAGTAACAGAAGCTATATCAATTGAAGGTTTAACAAAGAAATTTGGTAAGACTGTCGCTGTTGATAATGTTGATTTGAAAATAAATACTGGAGAAATTTTTGGATTAATTGGTCCTAATGGAGCTGGAAAATCTACTATTATGAAAACTATTTCTACTCTTTTATCCCCAACATCAGGGAAGGTAGAAGTGTTTGGAGTGGAACTTTCTAGAAACAAACAACATGTAAGGAATATGATTTCTTTAGTTTCTGACTATTCGGTTTTAGAAAATGATTTGACTCCTGTTGAAAATTTAAAGCTTTTTGCTATTGCAGCAAAGGTTGAAAATGCTGAGACTAAAATAAAAACATTTATAAAAGATTTTGGTTTAGATAAATACAAGAATAAGCTTACAAAAAATCTTTCTTCTGGGAACAAGCAAAAGTTAAACATTGCTAGAGCACTTCTTAAATCACCAAAGATACTTTTATTAGATGAACCTACAAATGCCATAGATGTAGAATCTTCAAGGTTTATAAGAAGGTACATATTGAATGAAAATATTACTAATGGAACAACTATTGTCATTACTTCTCATTATTTATGGGAAGTGGAGCAATTAGCTAACAGTGTAGGTTTGATTGTAGATGGCAAATTGGTCATCAAAGATAACATAGAAAATGTTTATAAAAGGTTTGATTCGATAATTAATATTTACGAGTTAACGTTTAATGAAGAACAACACGATAAAGTTATGAATTCTCTTAAAACCAATAAAGATGTCATCGCCATTAAACCAGTATCAAAAGAAAAAGTTATAATTGATTCAAAAAATAGTACTTTTACTTTGAATGGGATCGATGTTTCAGTAAGGAAATTGCGACCTACTTTGGAGGATATTTATTCATATATACTAACTCAACCTGAAAAATAA
- the rpmG gene encoding 50S ribosomal protein L33: protein MATKTQTIIFSLKCTECNNRNYYKKKNRNYKEKIELKKYCPHCRKHTQHVEAKI from the coding sequence ATGGCAACTAAAACGCAGACCATAATTTTCTCTTTAAAATGCACTGAATGTAATAATAGAAATTATTACAAGAAGAAAAACAGGAATTACAAAGAAAAAATTGAATTGAAGAAATACTGTCCTCATTGCAGAAAACATACTCAACATGTTGAAGCAAAGATATAA
- the secE gene encoding preprotein translocase subunit SecE, with product MSKFWVFLTSVWQEAKKVNWPTRKELLNSTLVVLIVIAIFAVYLFAVDFGLLQFFSLLVYPVFLRGAGAPSQ from the coding sequence ATGTCTAAATTTTGGGTTTTTTTAACTTCCGTATGGCAAGAAGCTAAAAAAGTAAATTGGCCAACAAGAAAAGAATTACTTAATTCCACCCTAGTTGTTTTAATAGTAATCGCAATTTTTGCTGTTTATCTCTTTGCGGTTGATTTTGGCCTTTTGCAATTTTTCTCCTTGTTGGTATATCCTGTATTCTTAAGAGGTGCTGGTGCACCATCCCAGTAA
- the rplL gene encoding 50S ribosomal protein L7/L12 has protein sequence MTKEELINEIKNMTVGELAELVKALEDEFGVSASAPVMAAVPGAVPGQAAAQEEEKTDFDVILKSFGDKKIGVIKVVREITSLGLKEAKDLVEKAGTPEAIIKESAPKEEAEEIKKKLEEAGAEVELK, from the coding sequence ATGACAAAAGAAGAGCTTATAAATGAAATCAAAAATATGACGGTAGGAGAATTAGCGGAATTAGTTAAGGCATTAGAGGATGAATTCGGAGTTTCAGCATCAGCGCCAGTCATGGCTGCTGTTCCAGGAGCTGTACCAGGACAGGCAGCTGCTCAGGAAGAGGAGAAAACTGATTTTGACGTTATTTTAAAGAGTTTTGGAGACAAGAAAATTGGTGTAATTAAGGTTGTCAGAGAAATAACAAGCTTAGGTCTTAAAGAAGCAAAAGATTTAGTTGAAAAAGCTGGTACTCCCGAAGCAATTATTAAAGAAAGCGCTCCTAAAGAGGAAGCTGAAGAAATTAAGAAAAAATTAGAAGAAGCAGGTGCAGAAGTAGAACTAAAATAA
- the smpB gene encoding SsrA-binding protein SmpB: protein MKILAKNKKAKHDYEIIETIEAGISLKGTEVKSAKDSKINFKDSFCKIEKGEIILYNIHISPYSGASIFNHDPERPRRLLLRKKEIRRLQSKVQQEGFTIIPLEFYVNEKGLVKVEIALAKGLKKYDKREKIAEKDYERRIRKQQKYENI, encoded by the coding sequence ATAAAAATTTTAGCTAAAAACAAAAAAGCTAAACATGATTATGAAATTATTGAAACTATAGAGGCTGGAATTTCTTTAAAAGGAACTGAAGTAAAATCTGCAAAAGATAGTAAGATTAATTTCAAAGATAGTTTTTGTAAGATAGAAAAAGGTGAAATAATCTTGTACAATATTCATATAAGTCCTTATTCCGGAGCATCAATATTTAATCATGATCCTGAAAGGCCAAGAAGATTATTACTAAGAAAAAAAGAAATAAGAAGACTTCAATCAAAGGTTCAACAAGAGGGATTTACTATAATACCGTTGGAGTTCTATGTTAACGAAAAAGGGTTGGTTAAGGTAGAAATAGCTCTTGCAAAGGGTTTAAAAAAATATGATAAAAGAGAGAAGATTGCAGAAAAAGACTATGAAAGGAGAATTAGAAAACAACAAAAATATGAAAACATATGA
- the rplK gene encoding 50S ribosomal protein L11 — MAKKLLRIVKLQLEAGKATPAPPVGPALGQYGVNLMEFCKKFNATTADQAGTLLPVEISVFEDRSFTFIVKTPPASFLIKKAAGVKSGAKEPGKEVVGKVTKKQLREIAELKMKDLNAKDLDAAAKIIAGTARNMGIEIKD; from the coding sequence ATGGCAAAAAAACTTTTAAGAATTGTAAAATTACAATTAGAAGCAGGAAAAGCTACACCTGCTCCTCCTGTTGGACCTGCATTAGGCCAATATGGAGTTAATTTAATGGAGTTTTGTAAAAAATTTAACGCAACGACCGCTGATCAAGCAGGTACTTTGCTACCTGTTGAAATTTCTGTTTTTGAAGATAGGTCATTCACTTTTATTGTAAAAACTCCTCCCGCATCCTTTTTGATTAAAAAAGCTGCAGGTGTTAAATCTGGCGCAAAAGAACCTGGAAAAGAAGTTGTTGGAAAAGTTACAAAAAAACAACTTCGTGAAATAGCTGAATTAAAAATGAAAGATCTTAACGCTAAAGATTTAGATGCTGCTGCAAAGATTATTGCGGGAACTGCTAGAAATATGGGAATAGAAATAAAGGATTAA